In Candidatus Omnitrophota bacterium, a genomic segment contains:
- a CDS encoding patatin-like phospholipase family protein: MELINKDLILREFPLFVSLSEVDRDFIRDHSEVVEFKKNQLIYEEASPASFFYCVVMGRVLIFAHNKFGKETVLEYLHRGKYFGIISLLTGEAHSVSAKALNDCVLLVIKKEDFVRVLERIPALAIDFSHTLSRRLKSKDIHQKTVFESKVISVFSSYPQAGKTVYALNLGLGLNKETHKPLIILDVCAKDKKHSLAAKLDVASDHKVLDLTSLNVTYDLIREHIINDKFGIDVAFFNYDPENESCIKRLIGIFSLLANDYYYIVLDLPSEMDKFVFSILNQSDSIHVLTSPDEVDLKRTHNLVKRLKDEFEFYDSKIKIIINEYKLSGLNFEEQVDLLGQNIYATLPKIELGTHDRIVLDEPNSEYARAIRRISRQSGDCLVGLALGVGVAYGLCHIGVLKVIEEERIPIDVIVGSSMGSVIASLWATGRSANEILRITQEFKDPRYIWALMDFTLPLVGFIKGKKLYNFLKKYFGNKTFNDLKLPLKIVASDVNMKEPRVIEKGFLVDAIMASCSMPGVFSPFRFKGDVLFDGGIIHPLPTEPLFAMGINKIIAVNVTPSREDLLRQRDALKESINKAYKTGLKSALINPIRYFKEKLRTNIINTVFNSIEFMQSELAQREGLLADVVLHPDTSGMHWMELGRAQEFAKRGEEEARRHLDKILKMVNE, from the coding sequence ATGGAATTAATCAATAAAGATTTAATATTAAGAGAGTTTCCCTTATTTGTTTCTTTGAGCGAAGTTGACCGGGATTTTATAAGGGATCATTCTGAAGTTGTTGAGTTTAAGAAGAACCAGCTGATTTATGAAGAGGCTAGCCCGGCTTCTTTTTTCTATTGTGTTGTAATGGGGAGAGTATTGATCTTTGCGCATAATAAATTCGGCAAGGAAACCGTATTAGAATACCTGCATAGGGGAAAATACTTTGGGATAATTTCCCTTCTGACGGGCGAAGCTCACTCGGTAAGCGCCAAGGCTTTAAATGATTGCGTATTACTTGTTATTAAAAAAGAAGATTTTGTCCGGGTTTTAGAAAGAATTCCCGCTCTTGCCATTGATTTCAGCCATACACTTAGCAGGCGCCTTAAGAGCAAGGATATCCATCAGAAGACTGTTTTTGAAAGCAAGGTAATTTCTGTTTTTAGTTCTTATCCCCAGGCTGGCAAAACCGTTTATGCTTTAAATCTGGGTTTGGGTTTAAACAAAGAAACGCACAAGCCTCTTATTATCCTTGATGTTTGTGCTAAAGATAAAAAGCACAGCCTCGCTGCAAAATTAGATGTAGCAAGTGATCATAAAGTTTTAGACTTAACAAGCCTGAACGTTACCTATGATTTGATAAGAGAGCACATCATTAATGATAAATTCGGTATTGATGTAGCTTTTTTTAATTATGATCCGGAAAATGAAAGCTGCATTAAGAGGTTAATCGGAATCTTTTCTCTGTTAGCAAATGATTATTATTACATTGTTTTAGACCTTCCTTCGGAGATGGACAAGTTTGTTTTTAGTATATTAAACCAGTCTGATTCTATCCATGTTTTAACCAGCCCGGATGAGGTAGATTTAAAACGCACGCATAATCTTGTTAAAAGATTAAAAGATGAATTTGAATTCTATGATTCAAAAATAAAAATCATTATTAATGAATATAAGCTTTCGGGGCTTAATTTCGAGGAGCAGGTAGATTTATTAGGGCAAAACATATACGCGACTCTACCCAAAATTGAATTAGGAACACATGACAGGATAGTTTTGGATGAGCCTAATTCAGAATACGCAAGGGCAATAAGAAGAATTTCCCGGCAATCAGGGGATTGTTTGGTGGGGCTGGCGCTTGGTGTTGGCGTTGCCTATGGGCTGTGCCATATTGGAGTTTTAAAAGTCATTGAAGAAGAAAGAATCCCCATAGATGTTATCGTCGGCTCAAGCATGGGCTCTGTAATTGCAAGCCTCTGGGCAACCGGCCGGTCAGCAAATGAAATACTAAGGATTACCCAGGAATTCAAAGACCCAAGATATATCTGGGCTCTTATGGATTTTACTCTGCCGTTGGTCGGCTTTATCAAAGGGAAGAAACTTTATAATTTTTTAAAGAAGTATTTCGGGAATAAGACCTTTAATGATTTAAAGTTACCCTTAAAAATTGTTGCAAGCGATGTAAACATGAAAGAGCCTAGGGTGATAGAGAAAGGGTTTCTTGTTGATGCGATTATGGCAAGTTGTTCTATGCCCGGAGTATTTAGCCCCTTCAGGTTTAAAGGAGACGTGCTTTTTGACGGCGGTATAATCCATCCATTGCCTACTGAGCCGCTTTTTGCGATGGGGATAAATAAAATTATCGCAGTTAACGTAACTCCTTCACGCGAGGATTTACTGCGGCAACGAGATGCTTTAAAAGAAAGTATTAATAAAGCCTATAAAACAGGCTTGAAGTCGGCTTTGATTAATCCTATAAGGTATTTCAAGGAGAAGTTGAGGACGAATATCATCAATACGGTATTTAACAGTATAGAATTTATGCAGTCGGAATTAGCTCAGAGGGAGGGGTTGCTTGCTGATGTTGTTTTGCATCCGGATACAAGCGGGATGCATTGGATGGAATTGGGGCGTGCGCAGGAAT